Genomic window (bacterium (Candidatus Blackallbacteria) CG13_big_fil_rev_8_21_14_2_50_49_14):
CACCATGAGCGGTTCTGTTATAATACAAGGGAACGATGGCCTGATTCGCGGAAAAAAAGTCATCTTTTCAGCCCGCACCAATAAGTTAAAGCTTGAGGGAGCGGTTTATACGCGGATTCAAGTCGAACTGCCTGCAGAGTTTAATCCCTGATTGATCAGAATTTAAGGCAGAGATAAGCATGTTTTCCAAAAAATCCGCGATAAGGATTTTGTAAAGGTCTGAGAAAGGGTATCTGACATGACATATACAAGCGGTTATCAGTCCCAGGTGCCAGGCACCAGTGTATACAGCCCCTTCAATAGGAATGGCGCTGGCACCCCTGCTCCTGCTGGTAACTATCCAGGATATTCTCCGACAGGCCCTGCTTCTGCTCCAGCGATGGGTTCAGATGCTTTTGTACCTGTTTCTTCCCCTGAAGATATGGATCGCGTGGTCTCGAGTATCGATGATAAAATCGCCCGTATTCGTCAGGCCTTCAGTCAGCCCAGCCCAGCTCCCGGCATGCCCACAGGTGCCCCCCAAGCTCCGGCAGTGCCACAGGTCAGCCAAGATGAAATTCAATGGGCCCTGCAACTTGAACAAAAAGTAAAAGGTGGACAACAACCCACCGCCCAAGAAACCGCCCGTTATGAAGACATTGCCAAACGACTTGCCGCTGCTCAACAGGCCCCCGCAGCGCCTACTGCGCCTCAAGCTCCGGCGGCACCTCAGGTCAGCCAAGATGAAATTCAATGGGCTCTGCAACTTGAACAAAAAGTAAAAGGTGGACAACAACCCACCGCCCAAGAAACTGCCCGTTATGAAGATATCGCCAAACGGCTGGCAGCTGCTCAACAGGCTCCTGCCGCTGCCCCAAGCGCACCCCAGGCTCCCGCTGCACCTCAGGTCAGCCAAGATGAAATTCAATGGGCCCTGCAACTTGAACAAAAAGTAAAAGGGGGTCAGCAACCCACCGCCCAAGAAACTGCCCGTTATGAAGACATTGCCAAGCGACTGGCGGCGGCCCAACAAGCTCCTGCTACGGCACCCACTGCCCCCAATGGCAATCGCGATTGGAGCAATTGGAGCAAACCCTTTGCTCCTCCTGCAGCTTCAGCCATGCCTTTGCCCATTGCCGCTCCCGGCAGTGGCCAACCCGTGGTAACCGTGCCCACCAGTTTGCGTGGAGCCCCCCAAACCCCTCCGGCTGTCGCAATGACTCAGCCTGTACCCGCCAGTCTGACACCCGCCCCCATGATGCCTCAGGCGGCAACAGCTCCTCAACAGCCTCCAACAGGAAATGTCAGCCAACAGGAAATTCAATGGGCCCTGCAACTTGAACAAAGAGTCAATCAACAGAAATACCAGCCAACAGCCCAAGAAACGGCTGCCTACCAAAATATCGCCCAACGCTTGAGCGCAGCTCAGTCACAGCCCCAAACGGCTCCTGTTCAGCCTGCGCCTCAGTTTCAGCCGCAGACGGCTCCGCCTGCAGCGCAACCCTTTCAGCCTCAAACATTGCCACCGGCTTCCCAACCCATGATGCCTCAGGCAGCAACAGCTCCCCAACAGCCCGCTCAAGCCCCGTCACAAATGGGCAATGCCAGCCAACAGGAAATTCAATGGGCCCTGCAACTTGAACAAAGAGTCAAACAGCAAGGTTATCAACCTTCGGCCCAAGAAGTCGCAGCCTATGAAAATATTGCTCAGCGCTTAAGTGCGGCTCCGCCGCAACAGGCTGCAGCCCCCCAAATGGCACCCCAGGGCGTGCCTCAACAGCGCCCAGGAATGCCCCCCCAAGGTCAACAGGTGATGATGCCCCCAACCCCTCAGCAGGTGCCGATCGTACCGCAGCAATATCCCTATGTGCAGCAGCAGACACCTCAGTATATTGTTCAGCCACAGCCCTTTGTGCCCCCCCAGCCACAAGCACAAATGGCACCTCCCGGTTATCAACAGCAACAGGTAGCAGGCATGCCACAGGTTCCCCCACCCGGACAGAAACCAGGTTTTGCAGATCGCATGAAAAATGCCTGGAACGCCCTCTGGGGTTAAACAAACAGATACTGAAAAAGCCCTCTGAATATTCAGGGGGCTTTTTTCATCTTGGCAATTCCCATGGTCCTCAAAACCTGCTGCAAAGAAGCATGTTCAGAAAAAAGCCCCAAGCGGGCAGGATAAAAAGCCGAATACTCTAAATTCCTGGCACGCAGGGAATAGCGATCCCAATCATTCATCTGCCCAGATAAAAGAGCTGTCAGCAAAGGTAAAAAAGGTTCCAAGGGCACTTGATAAACAGGGGCTAAATCACAATAGGCGCTCAGCTCAGCCAAAACCTCACCAACCGTTTGCGCTGGATTGCCCAAGACCATTTCAGTTCCTGCTGTTCCCTGCTTCAGCCAATACACCAACATTTGCGCAATATCTGCAGCATGAATCCAGTGAAAAAGACCCTGAATCCGCAAAAATCTCAGCCAAGGCATCCATTCAGGCAAGTCTTTCAGCCCTTGACCGGCGGCACTGAAGGTATGATTTGAATCTCCACCTAGAATGACAGTAGGATAGAGCACTGATAAGGGGGGGAGAGCGGTTGTCTCTTGCAGATAGCAATGCAGAGCTGCTTTGCTGCGAATATAATCCGTTCCTGCAAAAAAACAACGAGGAAAAAACCTCTGCTGTGCCCCCAAAAGACTGGCTGTTGAAAAATAAAAAATTCGCCGACAGATCAAGGGATTCAAAGATTCAAATAAAAGCCGTGTCTGCTTAAAATTCAGCGCATAGGCTGCACTTTCGCCCCAGGCCACAGCAGTATGAATCAGATATTCCGCTTCTTTGAGTTCTTTTTCAAAAGCATTTAAATCCGCAAGGTCTCCCTTGAGGATCTTTAAACGAGAATGCCCTCGCAAATCTGCAGGTATTTTTTCAGGAGTACGTACCAAAGCTTGAATTTGAAAATCCGAATCGGCCAGCAAGGAACTTAAAACATAGCTGCCAACGCATCCTGTCGCCCCTGTTAAAAAAATTTTGGTCATATTCACAGCCCTCAAGATTAACCATTTCTTAAATAAAACACTAATTCAAATTAAGAAAGTTTTGTGCTTCAGTTCCAGATAACTACAGTGTGGCCAGAATAGCTTTCATTCTGGAAGAGTGTAGAGAACGTAACATCATAGCATTCCATGATTTAAAAAACGTCTTTCCTCTTCAGAAACAGAGCAACTGGCAGAAAAGTAAAGAATTAAAGAGGGATAAGTTCATGATGAAGGCACTGAAATTTCTGGTAATCTCCGCCCTGGCTGCAGTTAGTTTTACAGCCTGTGGCGCACAGCAATACCCCATGAATCCTTATGGAACAGGCAGTGCCTACGGCGCTGGTTATGGTTCCAGCTACGGAACAGGTTATGGTTCCACCTATGGCACCGGCAGCACCTACGGTACAGGTTACGGTTCTACCTACGGAACAGGCTATGGCACCGGCAGCACCTACGGAACAGGATACGGTTCTACCTACGGCACCGGCTATGCTGATCCCTACGGTTCAGCTTATGGCACCGGCAGCACCTACGGCACCGGCTATGGCACCACACCTGGCTACGGTTCTACCTACGGCACCGGCTATGGCACCACGCCTGGCTACGGCACTACGCCTGGCTACGGCACTACGCCTGGCTATGGTACTGGCTATGGTACTGGCTATGGCGCCACCCCCTATGGCACCTACAGTGCTCCCAAAACAACCAAAACGGCCACACCTGCCCGCTAAGCTTTAATACCCTCTCTTTAACTTATCCCCGTTTTTTTAAATCTCCACTTTTGAATTCTCGAAAGTGGAGATTTTTCATTAAAAATGCAAAATTCAGGATCAAAACGCTTTACAAAGCCACAAAAATAAGTTAAATTAAGATTATGGATAATTCAAAATGAGGTTCAGCCCTATGTTAAAGAAAATCAAACTCTTGGTTTTTTCTGCTTTCTTAGCAGGTAGCTTTACGGCCTGCGGCTATCAACAGCCGATGGGCTATCAAAATCCCTATGGCACAGGCTATGGTACTGGCTACGGCACGGGCTACGGTACCGGTTACGGTACAGGAACGGGTTATGGTACCGGCTACGGAACAACCCCCAGCTATGGCGGAGGCTATGGCTATACAGACCCTTATAATACAGGTTCTGGCTACGGCACGGGCTACGGTACCGGTTACGGTACAGGAACAGGTTATGGTACTGGCTATGGCACAGGTTATGGTACAGGAACCGGCTACGGTACGGGTTATGGCACGGGCTACAGCGATCCCTATGGCACGGGTTATGGTACAGGAACTGGCTACGGTACGGGTTATGGCACAGGCACAGGTTATGGTACTGGCTATGGCACAGGTTATGGTACAGGAACCGGCTACGGCACGGGTTACGGCACGGGTTACGGTACAGGAACTGGCTATGGCACGGGCTACAGCAGTAACCCCTATGGCACTTACAGTGCGGGCCAAAACACGCAGCAATCCACAGCAAAAACAACAACCCCAGCCACCACGGCTCCGGCCACTACTACTCAGAAATAAAAAGAATTTTAATCATTTTTCTTTCATTTTGAATTTATCCAATTGTCTGTCCTGACCCCTCCAGGGCAGACTTTTTTTTAGCCTGAAGTCAAGCTGAATCCAAGAGGGAAGGATCCCGAATACCAATCTAAATCAGGAGATGTGATAGAATACTTCTTAAGAGATGTAAAAGTGCTTTAAAAAGCTGTTTTGTCTCTATGCAAATGTCTTCTTTCAAACAAGTTTTCTCGAGCTTTATCGGGTTTTCTATTGATTAACTCAAAAATATGCATTTGCACCTTGATAATTGAATAAGATTTTACTCTCCTCCATAAATGTAGCTATTCTTTAAGAAAAGAGGTAAACAAAAGTATTGTGTCAAGGGAAATAGTCGTAAGTGAAGCGGATAAAATCGCTGTTGTATTAGATAACGGTGTCGTTACAGAGTTTTATCTGAGTGAGGGAGAGCAGTTTGTCGGAGATATCATTCTGGCCTCAGTAGAATCCATAGTTCCCGCCATAGAGGCCTCTTTCCTAGATATCGGGCGGGAAAAAAGCGGATTTATTCACGTCTCCGATCTGCCTGCCAGTAAAAAGCAACAAAGTGGCATCCGTCAGTTTCTTAAACCCCAACAACACTTGCTTGTTCAGGTCACCCGCGAACCTACAGGAAACAAAGGAGCCTGTCTGACTGGATTCATCCAACTGCCCGGTCGCTTTCTGGTACTCACCCCTTTTGAACGTCGTATCGGACTTTCCAAGCGTATTTACGATGCCCGGGAACGGGCTCGCCTTTCCCGAATCGCAAGAATCATCTGTGGTTCAGGCTATGGTATTGTATTGCGCCCCGAAGCGGTCGGTCAGTCAGAACAAACTTTGCGTGACGATCTCAAGCTCTTGTTGGCCCGCTGGAAACAGATTTTGCAACTCTCAGAAAAAGCCACCCCCGGAACGACTCTCTACCGGGATCAGGATATTCTGGAGCGCATTCTGCGTGAAGGCGCCACACATTCGGTCAATCGAATTGTGGTCGAAGGACAAGGGACCTATGAACGTGCCCTAAAATATCTGAACAATTGGTCTGATACCCAGGCCCGCAATAAATTGCGTGTCTACAACGGCAGTGTGCCCATCCTGAGTAATTACGGAATTTATCAGCAGCTCGAAACTGCGATTCAACCCGTGGTTCAATTGCCCAGTGGTGGTACGCTTGTCATTCAGCCCACCGAGGCGCTTACCTCGATAGATATTAATACCAGTTCAATGACCTCAACGGACAATCAGCCAGAAACGATTCTGCGTACCAATTGTGAAGCCGCAGAAGAGATTGCGCGCCAATTGGTTTTGCGTGACATCGGGGGCGTGATCGTCATTGACTTTATTGATATGGACAACCCACGCGATCAACAGATCGTTTGGCAAAAACTTTCCGATGCCCTGCACCACGACAAGTCGCAACCTCAGATCAGCTATTTTTCTGAGTTTGGACTGGTGGAAATGACCCGTCGCCGCCAAAGACAGAGACTCAGCGAAATGTTGACCATGCCCTGCCCAACCTGTCAGGGAATTGGCCGCATCCGCAATCTCTTCTACCGTGCTGATGTGATGACACATGATGGCATGAAAATGCGGATTCCGGCGATTACCCCGCCAGAAAAAAGCAGTCGTTTTCGTGGTGGAGCCGAAAAGAGCACAGCGCCGCCTCCTGCTCCCGCGCCTAAAAACCGGGAAAACGGCCGGAGCAAACCGGCTCCTGTGGTTGAAAAAACGGTCTCAGCACCGCCGCCACCGATGCCCATTCAGGAAACAGCCCCCAAAGAAAAGCAAATTACGCCCGAACGGCCCGAAGATTTGCTCTTTGATGAGAGCTATTTCACAGGTGAAGTTACGGATGAACGTCTGCAAGAGTTTATTGAGCGTGAAGACTCCCTCAATGTCTCAGGCAAACTGGCCAATCGTCTGGACGAATTGCTCAGTCAAATCGACAGCGATGGTCTGCTCAGCATTCTGCAAACGCCAGCCGAAACAGCGCGATCTTTTGAAAATCATGCTGCTGACGACTCAGAACAGGAAGATTCCAGCCCAGAGGAAACCCAAAGTTTCGCTGAGGCCGAAGATCAACCTCACACTGAAGATGAAGCAGTGACCGCAGAAGCCTATTCTGAACCCGCTGAAGTTCTTGAGGAAGCGCATGTCGAGCCTCTTGATACAGCTGAAGATGACTTTTCTGAAGAACCAGCTGAGGCAAACACAGAAGCCTCTGATGCAAGCGCAGAAGCAGCACCTGAACCCGCTGCCAAAGCCAAACCTGCCAAGAAACTTCTGACCCGCCGACGGACCATTCGCAGCTTCAAACCTAAAAAGTAGACTGAAGATGCTTACGGATCGTCCCCTCTCTCGTCAGCCCAAACCGCCCTGGCTCAAGGTTCGCCTTGCCGGAGGAGAAAATTACGCACACCTGAAGCAAATTTTGCGTGAGCGTGAACTCAATACGGTCTGTGAAGAGGCCCGTTGCCCCAATATTGGAGAATGTTGGGGCGGCGGAACGGCCACTTTTATGTTGATGGGAGACACCTGTACCCGAGGTTGTCGTTTTTGCGCCGTCAAAACAGCCAAACGCGGTCAACCCCTGGATGCAGATGAACCTCAAAAAGTCGCTGAAGCCATCGCGGCCATGGATCTTGACTACGTAGTTTTAACCTCCGTGGATCGCGATGACCTTCCCGATGGGGGAGCTGGACATTTTGCCCAAACCGTAGAAGCCATTCGACTTGCCCACCCCCGTATTTTAATCGAAGTTTTGATTCCTGATTTTCAGGAAGATCCTGCCGCTTTGGATCGCTTGATAGCGGCCAAACCCGATGTGATTGCGCATAATCTTGAAACCGTGGCCCGGCTTTCTAAACAGGTGCGTGATGCCAAAGCGTCTTACCAAGGTTCATTAAACGTACTGGCGTATATCAAACAAAAAGATCCCAGCCGCTATACAAAATCGGCGCTGATGTTGGGCTTGGGTGAAACCGATGCAGAAGTTGAACAGGCCCTGAATGATTTGCGTGCCTACCAAACAGATATTCTCACCATCGGTCAATATTTACAACCCACCTCCAAACACCTGCCCGTACTGGATTTTATTCCCCCAGAAAAATTTGCCGAATGGCAAAAAATATGTGAAGACAAAGGCTTTCTCTATACCGCCTCAGGCCCGCTGGTTCGCAGTTCTTACCGGGCCGGAGAACTCTTTGTCAAAAACCTGCTGCTGAAGGAGAAAAACGATGATTGAAGTTCGTTTGCCCCCAATTGGCGAAGGCATCGCTGAAGGTGAGATCGTCAAGTGGAGTGTGGCCCCTGGAGAATCCGTTCAGGCCGAACAAGCCCTGCTAGAAATACTGACAGATAAAGCTTCCGTTGAAATTCCCACCCCAGAAAGCGGGGTCGTGGCCGAGCTTTTATTTTCTGAAGGCGATTTGGTACCTGTTGGCAGTGTGATTGCCCGCCTGAAATCAGGTGCAGAAAAAATGGAAAGCGCTGCGCCCACAACACAAAAACAGCCTTCTGCCACACAGCCTTCGGCAGCTCCCCTGCAAGCGCCCGCCACAAATGACAATGCCATGGCCACTCCGGCTGTTCGGCAAAAAGCCCGTGAGCGCGGTTTGGATCTTTCGCAAATCAAAGGGTCTGGACCCTTTGGACGGATTTTGCTTGAAGATCTCGCCCAAGCAGCTCAGCCAGCCCTTCAAGCTCAAATCCCCCAAACAGCCTCCCCAGCGCCCCACCCCCCGGCACAACCCACAGACCCGTCAACAGCAGAGGAACGCATTCCCTTACGCGGTATTCGGCGCAAAATCGCAGAACAGATGGTGCGCGCAAAATTTACAGCCCCCGATTTTCTCTACGCCGATGAAGCCGATCTAACAGAATTGGTCGAATTTCGCAAAGAAGTCGCTCCCCAGCTCAAGCAAGAAGGAATCAAGCTGACCTATCTGCCTTTCGTGATCAAGGCCGTGGCTTCAGCGCTCAAAGCCCACCCCAGCTTGAATGCTTCTCTGGAAGAAGCCCGCCAGGAGTTGGTTTTGAAAAAATATTACCATTTGGGGATCGCCACCGCTTCTCCCCAAGGTCTTTTGGTGCCCGTGATCCCCAATGCCGATCAGCTCAGTATCAAGCAATTGGCACTTGAAATTGATCGTTTGAGCAGTGCCGTGCGAGACGGCAAAGCCAAAGCCGAAGAACTGCGAGGCAGCACCTTTACGATTACCAATATTGGCGCGATTGGGGGCCTGATCTCAGCTCCGATTATCAATTATCCCGAAGTCGCCATTCTGGGCTTTAACAAAATCTATCAAAAGCCCGTGGTCTATCAGGGCGAAATTGTCCCCCGCTGGGTTTGTACTTTTTCGCTCTCTGTCGATCATCGCGTGGTCGATGGCGCAGAAGCCGCTTATTTCATGCGCCATCTGCTGCAGTTGCTTGAAAATCCCAAACGCCTTCTGCTGGAATAATCAGTAAGGTGAATCGCCCCCTGGAAATTCAGGATCTGGGGCTGCGGGATTACGCGGAAATCTGGCAGTTGCAGAAAGAGCTGGTTGAAAAACGGGCCCGTCAGGAAATCCCCGACCAACTGCTGCTGGTAGAACATCCCGCCGTTTTCACCTGTGGCCGTCGGCTGCGTGCTGAAACTCTACAAGATCTCCCCGCTTTTCCTCTCTATGAAATAGAAAGGGGCGGTGAACTCTCTTTTCATGAACCCGGTCAATTGGTAGGGTATCCGATAATCTGGCTCCCCCCTGAAAAACGTGATTTGCGTGCTTTTTTAAGCCGCTTGGAAAAGACCCTGATTCTCACCCTGAAAGATTTGGATTTTCAAGCCCACAGCCATCCAGAAGCCGGTCATACCGGCGTCTGGCTCAAGGATCGAAAAATCGCCTCGATCGGGATTGCGGTCAGACGCTGGGTCACCTGGCATGGTTTTGCTCTGAATATCAATAATTCCCTGACCATGATCCAAGGGCTGAATCCCTGTGGTTTTCCTGCTGAAGTGATGATCTCACTCAAAGAAGCTGGGCAAAGAGAGTACAATATGGAATATATTAAGGAACGGGTAAAAATTCATTTTCAGGAACTTCTGGCAACGTCATGAGTAAGCAGGCCTCTTATCCAGACGCTATCCGGGTTCTGGTTGTGGATGATTCTGTTTTCGCACAAAGAATTTTGCGTCAATTGCTACAAAATGAACCTGGCATAGAAGTACTCGATACACCCGCAAGTGGAATCAATGCCTTACAGCGGGTTAAACATCTGAAACCTGATGTCATCACCCTTTCTGCTGAAGAGGAAACTCAAATCTTACAAATTCTCACCCAAATTGACAGTGAATGCCCAACGCCTGTGATTGTACTCAGCTCTCAAACAGATCAAACCCAAGAAGTGGCACGAAAAGCCTTGCAGTTGGGAGCCTATGATCTCTTTCCCCGTCCAAACTCAGACAATGAACTTGAACTACAAAAATTGCGCAGCGAACTCATTCGCAAAATTCGCAGCGCAGGTCAGCTTTCTCGTCAATCCAAGCGTTTGGCATTGCAGCGTTCTCGCCCGCGCCTGAAAACCCAAACAACCCTTTCCCAAAAAGCTCTGGCAAAAATGACCACAGGCGTGGCCAAAGCGGTGGTGATCGGAACCTCCACAGGCGGCCCCCAAGCCCTACACAGCTTATTTTCAGAATTGCCCGCCGGCTTTCCCTTGCCCATTCTGGTGGTTCAACATATGCTGCCCAATTTCACCCAATCTCTTGCAGAAAGCCTGCATGCCGTTTCAGCCCTTGAAATCCGTGAAGCCCGCCAGGGAGATATTCTCATGCCCGGCCGGGTTCTGGTGGCGCCAGCAAACTACCATATGGAATTGGATCGCCGCGGGCGGATTGAACTGAATCAAAAGCCACCGCATTGTGGTGTACGCCCAGCTGTCGACATGACCTTGATTTCAGCCAGTCGCTTTTTTCAAGGCAAAGTCTTGGGCGTGATTTTAACCGGCATGGGCCAAGACGGTCTGGAAGGCATTCGGGCCTTGCATGAGGCGGGTGGGCGCTGCTTGGCTGAAGAGGCCTCGAGTTGCGTGGTCTACGGCATGCCCCGCGCAATCATCGAAAACCACCTCGCCGATGAGATCGCGCCCCTGCCCCAAATTGCCCACCGGATTCAATATCTGCTCAGTGAATGGCACGTCTGACTATTGCTGGCAATGGGCACAGAAATGCGTTCCTCTTTGCGCCACCACTGTTTTTTCGAGCAGCTGTCCACACCGCAGGCAAGGCATTTTTCCGCGCCCATACACCTTTAACTCTTCCTGGTGCTCTCCGCCTTTTCCATCGGGGTGCAGATAGTCTTTCAGTGTTGTGCCGCCACTGGCAATCGCTTTCTCAAGAATTTTGGGAATGGCGGCAAACAGGCGCTTGGCCTCTGCAGGCCGCAGACTGGCCACCGGCCGTTGGGGGCGAATGCCAGCTTCAAAAAGAGCTTCATCCACATAAATATTGCCCAAGCCCGCAATCCGGGTCTGATCAAGTAAAAAAGCCTTGATCGCCCGCTGCCCCTGTAAAAGGCCTTGAAAATGTTTCCAGGTATATTCAGACCCCAAGGGTTCAACCCCCAACTTGGCCAAACCAGGGTGTTCCGTCAAAGCCTCTGGCAAGAGTTTCTCTACGCGCCCAAATTTGCGGATATCTCTGAAATACAGCTGGATCCCCCCTGAAAAACCCAGGCGCAGATGGGTATGTTTATCAGGCAAATCAAGCACAGGCTTGCGGTAATAGGTAAAAGGCAGCACCAAGGCCTCGCGCGGTTCAGCCTGAGGGCTTTGGTTGGCTTGCAGGAGCATCTGTCCCGTCATACGCAGATGTACCAGCAGACAATCCTGACTCAAACGCAGAATCAGATACTTGGCCCGGCGTTCCAGGGCCATGAGTTTTTGTCCTGTCAATGCCTCAGACCAGCTCTCTGGATCCGGCTGGGTAATATGGGGGGTATAGATCTCGACCCCTTCAATCTGCTTGTGCAGAAGTTGGGCTTCGAGGCCTTGACGAACAACTTCAACTTCGGGCAATTCAGGCATGGCAATTTCCTCCGCTGGTTTTGTAGCACAGGTTTAAGTCTCAAGCACAGGGGCAAGCTTAAATCTTTAAACCCGCCTGACGCAGTTGATTGACATAGCTATTAGCCTGGCGCGTGGTTTCTGGCTGGCGATAGCGTTCACTCAAACGCAAAATCCAATCACAGGCCGTTTCAAGGCTGATACGGTGGCCCACAGAAACATAAACCGGGCGAATAGCGGGCTGGGTACGCAAGGCCACACCCACAGTCTCTCCGTTCAATTGTACTGGGCTGCGTGCGCCACGCTCTGGGCCTGGCTCATACTCAGGTTTGAGCAAAGGCGTTTTGCCGCAGCCTATCGTAGGAATATCCAGCAAAAGCCCCAGATGCGAGGCCAGGCCAAAACGGCGAGGATGCGCCCGACCATGGCCATCACAAACAATCAGATCGGGCAAACAGGAAAGCTGCTCTAACGCTTTTAACAAAGGGGGCACTTCTCGAAAAGAGAAAAGCCCCGGCTGATAGGGAAAAACTGAATTCCCTACATAATACGCTTTTTCAAGCACTTCCAGCGTCTGCGCATGGAGCACCACCCCCCCCGCAATCAAGAGTTCAGAATCCTTTGCATAGGCAATATCAACCCCTGCAACCGTCTGAATTTCAGAAAAAGCATCGCTTAGACAGACTTTTTCTGCCCCATCAGACTGAAAAGCCAAGGCCTCTTCAAGACTGAGATTCCAGTCAGGATTCAGGTGAAACTTCAATTCGGGCATGAGAAAGAAAGGCAACTCCAGCTTGAATTTTTATCTGACTATAGTATCTCACCCAATAGCAGTACAACAAAGCCCTTCAGGGCTTGCGAAAAAGCCGCAGAATAAGAGAAGGAAACTATTTTTGCTAAACTGTGGTCATGCCCATTCTTCACCATCTTTCCAGCAGCGGACACCGTTTCCTACAAATCGCAGACAATTCTGCTGAGTTCAGTACTTTTTCACCCTATGTGGCAACCCTCAATGCCCAAGCAGAGGTTGTCTTTCAAGCCCGCCTGCGCCAAGGAGGGAGTGGTCTGTTCCTGGGTTCTGGCCAAAAGATTCTCTCACTGGCCCAAACGGATCTTCAATTTCAAGAGTTTGTCAGCCACCCTGTGGTCAGCGAAACAGGTCAGGTCGCTGGGTTTGCCCATTGTCAGGAGGGTTCTGAAGGCTTGTTTTTATTCGAATCAGGGCAAACACAGGTCTTGGCACAAACCAATTCAGAAACGAGCAAAATGGGCCCCTTAGGCCCCGTCATCAGTCCCAACGGAGCTATCGCCTTCAGAACCCAGTTGCACTCAGGTCAGGAAACCCTTGAAGTCTTTACCCCCCAAAAACAAACCCGAATAGCCTGCACCGGAAAAGATTTCAGAGCGTTTCAAGGCTTGCCCCAATTTACACCCCAAGGGGGGCTCTTGTTTCGTGCCGAAACCCAGTCGGGCAAAGCAGGCTATTATTGTTTTGAATCAGGTCAAATCAGCCCTTGGATTGAAACCGGCTCGGGCTTTGAAAGCTTGGGGTTGTTTCCTGCACTCAATCAGAGTGGCTGCCTGGTTTTCGCTGCCAGCGAAAAAGAACAAGCTGGTATCTATAGCTGGAACAAGGGCAAGATCACACGCCATTACAGCACAGCGCAAGGGTTTGAGAGTTTTCGGGGAGGGTTACCTTGGAGGGCCCAACTCGGCCTGTTTTACGCCACCCCAGTAGGAGGAAATTTGGGCCTCTATCGCCCCACAGAGAGCGGTTATCAATGCATTCTGGCGATCGGAGAAGCCTTTGCCGATTCCAAAATCACAGAATTTGCACTCAACCCTGTTTCGCTCAACCCCCAGGGAGACCTTGCCCTGCGTCTCAAACTTCGCAATCGACGCGAGATGATTCTGGCTTATTCACTTAAAAAAAATCAATCTAATTAAAATATCTGATTTTTTATTTTAAAAATAAAAGTTTTTAATTAAAAACCGTTAAGTTTCAGCAGAAGTCAAATCAAGTGTAAAAACTGCTATAATTTATAAATAAAATAAAAAATAGTGTTTCCATGCATATGCCCAAATCCCATCATCCGATCATCCTGCTCATCGATGATGATCCTCAAATCCTGAAAACTGTTCAAGAGGTTTTGAGTCTG
Coding sequences:
- a CDS encoding endonuclease V → MPELKFHLNPDWNLSLEEALAFQSDGAEKVCLSDAFSEIQTVAGVDIAYAKDSELLIAGGVVLHAQTLEVLEKAYYVGNSVFPYQPGLFSFREVPPLLKALEQLSCLPDLIVCDGHGRAHPRRFGLASHLGLLLDIPTIGCGKTPLLKPEYEPGPERGARSPVQLNGETVGVALRTQPAIRPVYVSVGHRISLETACDWILRLSERYRQPETTRQANSYVNQLRQAGLKI
- a CDS encoding bifunctional DNA-formamidopyrimidine glycosylase/DNA-(apurinic or apyrimidinic site) lyase translates to MPELPEVEVVRQGLEAQLLHKQIEGVEIYTPHITQPDPESWSEALTGQKLMALERRAKYLILRLSQDCLLVHLRMTGQMLLQANQSPQAEPREALVLPFTYYRKPVLDLPDKHTHLRLGFSGGIQLYFRDIRKFGRVEKLLPEALTEHPGLAKLGVEPLGSEYTWKHFQGLLQGQRAIKAFLLDQTRIAGLGNIYVDEALFEAGIRPQRPVASLRPAEAKRLFAAIPKILEKAIASGGTTLKDYLHPDGKGGEHQEELKVYGRGKMPCLRCGQLLEKTVVAQRGTHFCAHCQQ
- a CDS encoding chemotaxis response regulator protein-glutamate methylesterase; this translates as MSKQASYPDAIRVLVVDDSVFAQRILRQLLQNEPGIEVLDTPASGINALQRVKHLKPDVITLSAEEETQILQILTQIDSECPTPVIVLSSQTDQTQEVARKALQLGAYDLFPRPNSDNELELQKLRSELIRKIRSAGQLSRQSKRLALQRSRPRLKTQTTLSQKALAKMTTGVAKAVVIGTSTGGPQALHSLFSELPAGFPLPILVVQHMLPNFTQSLAESLHAVSALEIREARQGDILMPGRVLVAPANYHMELDRRGRIELNQKPPHCGVRPAVDMTLISASRFFQGKVLGVILTGMGQDGLEGIRALHEAGGRCLAEEASSCVVYGMPRAIIENHLADEIAPLPQIAHRIQYLLSEWHV
- the lipA gene encoding lipoyl synthase: MLTDRPLSRQPKPPWLKVRLAGGENYAHLKQILRERELNTVCEEARCPNIGECWGGGTATFMLMGDTCTRGCRFCAVKTAKRGQPLDADEPQKVAEAIAAMDLDYVVLTSVDRDDLPDGGAGHFAQTVEAIRLAHPRILIEVLIPDFQEDPAALDRLIAAKPDVIAHNLETVARLSKQVRDAKASYQGSLNVLAYIKQKDPSRYTKSALMLGLGETDAEVEQALNDLRAYQTDILTIGQYLQPTSKHLPVLDFIPPEKFAEWQKICEDKGFLYTASGPLVRSSYRAGELFVKNLLLKEKNDD
- a CDS encoding octanoyltransferase; the encoded protein is MISKVNRPLEIQDLGLRDYAEIWQLQKELVEKRARQEIPDQLLLVEHPAVFTCGRRLRAETLQDLPAFPLYEIERGGELSFHEPGQLVGYPIIWLPPEKRDLRAFLSRLEKTLILTLKDLDFQAHSHPEAGHTGVWLKDRKIASIGIAVRRWVTWHGFALNINNSLTMIQGLNPCGFPAEVMISLKEAGQREYNMEYIKERVKIHFQELLATS